Proteins co-encoded in one Pelobates fuscus isolate aPelFus1 chromosome 5, aPelFus1.pri, whole genome shotgun sequence genomic window:
- the CANT1 gene encoding soluble calcium-activated nucleotidase 1, translating into MSYEAVLECKESMNPLRISVGGLPVLASMTKTADPRFRPRWRAIVLFGVGLALIFLLLCFHRSSTPRASLPPNNHNWRMVEPMTGLVYNDTYPLTLPQKTAEGLRYQIALIADLDTDSRSSKDNTWFSYLKRGHLTLFNTGDQVTVEWEKEDIKLETHLAEKGRGMELSELIVFNGKLYTVDDRTGVVYRVEGNRAVPWVILTDGDGSVDKGFKAEWLAVRDEQLYVGGLGKEWTTTSGQVLNENPEWVKVIGPRGDVQHYSWVSNYNTLRAAAGIQPPGYLIHESAAWSDTLQSWFFLPRRASHERYSEKEDEQRGSNILLRATRDFSDVSMSHVGPLVPTHGFSSFKFIPGTDDQIIVALKSEEDGGKVATYITVFFLDGRVLLPETKIGSVKYEGIEFI; encoded by the exons ATGTCTTATGAAGCGGTGCTGGAATGTAAAGAGTCTATGAACCCCCTGCGGATCAGTGTGGGTGGTCTCCCTGTCCTGGCATCCATGACAAAGACAGCAGATCCCCGTTTCCGACCGCGATGGCGTGCTATTGTACTGTTTGGTGTTGGCCTGGCACTGATCTTCTTGCTGCTCTGCTTTCACCGCTCCTCGACTCCACGAGCCTCACTACCTCCAAACAATCACAACTGGAGGATGGTGGAGCCCATGACTGGACTGGTCTACAATGACACCTACCCACTGACCCTTCCCCAGAAAACTGCCGAAGGCCTCCGCTACCAGATTGCTCTCATTGCAGACTTGGACACAGATTCTCGAAGCTCCAAAGACAACACTTGGTTCAGCTACCTGAAGAGGGGTCATTTGACGTTGTTTAATACTGGGGACCAAGTGACCGTTGAATGGGAAAAAGAAGATATCAAGTTGGAGACTCACCTGGCAGAGAAAGGACGTGGGATGGAACTGTCCGAGTTGATCGTTTTTAACGGGAAGTTGTACACCGTGGATGATCGAACAGGAGTTGTTTACAGAGTGGAAGGCAACAGGGCCGTGCCTTGGGTCATACTGACTGATGGTGATGGAAGTGTGGATAAGG GGTTTAAGGCGGAGTGGCTAGCGGTGAGAGACGAGCAGCTGTATGTTGGAGGGCTGGGGAAGGAGTGGACCACCACATCGGGACAGGTGCTGAACGAAAATCCAGAGTGGGTGAAAGTGATCGGGCCACGGGGTGATGTCCAGCATTACAGCTGGGTGTCCAACTACAACACACTGCGTGCTGCCGCTGGCATTCAGCCTCCAG GATACCTTATCCACGAGTCTGCTGCTTGGAGTGACACTTTGCAGAGCTGGTTCTTCCTGCCACGGCGAGCCAGCCACGAGCGTTACAGCGAGAAAGAGGATGAGCAGAGAGGCTCAAACATCTTACTCCGTGCCACTCGGGACTTTTCTGATGTCTCTATGTCCCACGTAGGGCCACTGGTCCCCACTCATGGCTTTTCATCCTTTAAATTCATCCCAGGCACAGATGACCAGATCATCGTGGCTCTCAAATCCGAGGAGGACGGTGGCAAGGTGGCCACTTACATAACGGTCTTTTTCCTGGATGGTCGAGTCTTATTACCGGAGACTAAAATCGGAAGCGTTAAATATGAAGGAATTGAATTTATCTAA